One Blattabacterium cuenoti DNA window includes the following coding sequences:
- a CDS encoding sigma-70 family RNA polymerase sigma factor: MRQLKITKQVTNRESESLDKYLHEIGKIPLLTPEEEVEYARKARKGDPYAIEKLVNANLRFVVSVAKQYQNQGLSLCDLINEGNLGLIKGILRFDETRGFKCISYVVWWIRQAILQAIAEQSRSIRQPTNKLALLNKILKTLSQLEQELQRTPSVREIAEHLNMNEKDVEESIKNSGRHVSMDAPLIEGEDSSNLYDLVRSDESPRPDEHLEKESLRKDIKRILETLSERERRVIILHFGLNGSPPMTLEEVGQSCDLTRERVRQIESIALKRLKHSSRSKILKPYLG; this comes from the coding sequence ATGAGACAACTAAAAATTACTAAACAAGTAACCAATCGTGAATCTGAATCTTTAGATAAATATCTTCATGAAATAGGAAAAATTCCATTATTAACACCAGAAGAAGAAGTAGAATATGCTCGTAAAGCAAGAAAAGGAGATCCATATGCTATAGAAAAGCTTGTTAATGCTAATTTACGTTTTGTTGTTTCTGTAGCTAAACAATATCAAAATCAAGGATTAAGTTTATGCGATTTAATAAATGAAGGAAATTTAGGGTTGATAAAGGGGATACTTCGTTTTGATGAAACAAGAGGCTTCAAATGTATTTCTTATGTTGTTTGGTGGATAAGACAAGCAATTCTACAAGCAATTGCAGAACAATCAAGATCTATTCGTCAACCCACAAATAAATTAGCTTTATTAAATAAAATACTTAAAACTCTTTCTCAATTAGAACAAGAGTTACAAAGAACCCCTTCTGTAAGAGAAATCGCAGAACATTTAAATATGAATGAAAAAGATGTAGAAGAATCTATCAAAAATTCAGGTAGACATGTTTCAATGGACGCCCCTTTAATAGAAGGGGAAGATTCCTCTAATCTATATGATTTAGTACGATCTGATGAATCACCTAGACCGGATGAACATTTAGAAAAAGAATCTCTTAGAAAAGATATAAAGAGAATTTTAGAAACTTTAAGTGAAAGAGAACGTCGTGTTATCATTTTACATTTTGGTTTGAATGGATCCCCCCCAATGACATTAGAAGAAGTAGGACAATCTTGTGATTTAACAAGAGAAAGAGTGAGACAAATTGAAAGCATAGCTTTAAAAAGATTAAAACATTCTTCCAGAAGTAAAATACTAAAACCTTATTTAGGATAA
- the tpiA gene encoding triose-phosphate isomerase — MKKKIVIANWKMNHDFYETTSFLRNLLKIILERKINHKKKVIIAPSFPFLQISNQILQGTCLSISAQNVHQIENGSYTGEVSVSMLRSIGVQQVILGHSERKKYFFETNEILLKKIHISLKYGFSIIFCIGETFFEREKKKHFSVIKNQLEKTIFQFPSEKMNFFIIAYEPIWAIGTGKTATPEQAQKMHQYIRSLFMEKYGKKISKRISILYGGSISETNARNLFSQEDIDGGLVGNSSLRIEKFVKILLS, encoded by the coding sequence ATGAAAAAAAAAATTGTAATTGCAAATTGGAAGATGAATCATGATTTCTATGAAACTACTTCTTTTCTTAGAAACTTATTAAAAATTATTCTTGAAAGAAAAATAAATCACAAAAAAAAAGTAATTATAGCACCATCTTTTCCTTTTTTACAAATTTCAAATCAGATTTTACAAGGGACTTGTTTAAGTATTTCCGCTCAAAATGTTCATCAAATAGAAAATGGATCTTATACAGGTGAAGTGTCTGTTTCTATGTTAAGATCTATAGGGGTACAACAAGTTATATTAGGACATAGTGAGCGTAAAAAGTATTTTTTTGAAACAAATGAGATTCTACTGAAAAAAATTCATATTTCATTAAAATATGGTTTTTCCATTATTTTCTGTATTGGAGAAACGTTTTTTGAAAGAGAAAAAAAAAAACATTTTTCTGTTATAAAAAATCAGTTAGAAAAAACTATTTTTCAATTTCCTTCAGAAAAAATGAACTTTTTTATTATAGCATACGAACCGATATGGGCAATTGGAACAGGAAAAACTGCTACTCCTGAACAAGCTCAGAAAATGCATCAGTATATTCGTTCCTTATTTATGGAAAAGTATGGAAAAAAAATATCTAAAAGAATTTCTATTTTATATGGAGGAAGTATTAGCGAGACTAATGCTAGAAATCTTTTTTCTCAAGAAGATATAGATGGGGGGCTGGTTGGAAATTCTTCACTAAGAATAGAAAAATTTGTAAAAATCCTTTTATCTTAA
- a CDS encoding nucleotide modification associated domain-containing protein, translating to MNHIFIDFIIKKCKKLFKEKLKDYDISWKKLKNTSMMDQIFIKILRIQNIQKIGNQNQKVKEENIIDTYIDIINYIIITLIKLNYSHDLEKKIKHFKILNIYTKELNKIKSYSYNSNSTYENISIDKIVRNIFHIKKKKYFSYFNEKFYFEMLKMITFLLIKYMEKLEEKTNNFSIYTNNEKKNCNCKLEDES from the coding sequence ATGAATCATATTTTCATTGATTTTATCATTAAAAAATGTAAAAAATTGTTTAAAGAAAAATTAAAAGATTATGATATTTCATGGAAAAAGCTAAAAAATACATCTATGATGGATCAAATTTTTATAAAAATTTTACGTATACAAAATATACAAAAAATAGGTAATCAAAATCAAAAAGTAAAAGAAGAAAACATTATAGATACATACATAGATATCATAAATTATATTATAATAACATTAATAAAATTAAATTATTCTCATGATTTAGAAAAAAAAATTAAACATTTTAAAATTTTAAATATTTATACTAAAGAATTAAATAAGATCAAAAGTTATAGTTATAATTCTAATTCTACATATGAAAATATTTCAATAGATAAAATTGTAAGAAATATTTTTCATATTAAGAAAAAAAAATATTTTTCATATTTTAATGAAAAATTCTATTTTGAAATGTTAAAAATGATAACATTTTTATTAATTAAATATATGGAAAAACTAGAAGAAAAAACTAATAATTTTTCTATCTATACGAACAATGAAAAAAAAAATTGTAATTGCAAATTGGAAGATGAATCATGA
- the folP gene encoding dihydropteroate synthase — protein MTINCAGSLLCFKEPKIMGIVNVTPDSFYDGGQLNSEYKILQHVESLLNEGSDFIDIGGCSTRPYATKFPTEEEELKRVINPIRIILKTFPKTKISIDTFRSKVAEIAVKEGAVMINDISGGILDKKMFLLLSKLKIPYILTYLSLKKNERNTKNIIIDTNNFFSKKIYYLKQYGINDIILDPGFGFGKTLEQNFQLLKHLSLMGFEDHLILIGISRKSMIQNILNISSEKSLNATSVIHTLSLLKGVKFIRVHDVKEAMECIKLVQFYKKIKIEKKFKVSR, from the coding sequence ATGACGATTAATTGTGCAGGATCTTTACTATGTTTCAAGGAACCAAAAATTATGGGGATAGTAAATGTTACACCTGATTCCTTTTATGATGGAGGACAATTGAATTCAGAATACAAAATTTTACAACATGTAGAATCTCTATTAAATGAAGGATCTGATTTCATAGATATTGGAGGTTGTTCGACTCGTCCATATGCTACTAAATTCCCAACAGAAGAAGAAGAACTAAAAAGAGTAATCAACCCCATTCGTATTATATTAAAAACATTTCCAAAAACTAAAATATCTATAGATACTTTTCGTAGTAAAGTTGCTGAAATAGCAGTAAAAGAAGGAGCAGTAATGATAAATGATATATCTGGAGGAATACTAGATAAAAAAATGTTTCTTTTGTTATCCAAACTTAAGATTCCATATATATTAACTTATTTGAGTTTAAAGAAAAATGAAAGAAATACAAAAAATATAATTATAGATACTAATAATTTCTTTTCTAAGAAAATTTACTATTTGAAACAATATGGTATAAATGATATAATTTTAGATCCTGGATTTGGTTTTGGAAAAACATTAGAACAAAATTTTCAATTATTAAAACATTTATCTTTGATGGGATTTGAAGATCATTTAATTTTAATAGGTATTTCTAGAAAATCTATGATTCAAAATATTCTAAATATTTCTTCTGAAAAATCATTAAATGCGACTTCTGTTATTCATACTTTATCTCTGTTGAAAGGAGTTAAATTTATCCGTGTACATGACGTGAAAGAAGCTATGGAATGTATCAAATTAGTACAATTTTATAAAAAAATAAAAATAGAAAAAAAGTTTAAAGTAAGTAGATAA
- a CDS encoding diadenylate cyclase, translating into MRISFINILDIFLVSIIFFQVYKLIYSTAALNIFYGIIVTFVFWKIVEMYDMKLLSIVISAFFKGGFLALIILFQPEIRKFLLIVGSRIFLKKFVLSLFGKSGGGTSSVKTETIDSIVKACAILSGDKTGVLIVIQLHQDIKEFIQNGDEMDAKVNIPILESIFYKNSPLHDGAVVVIGNKIVRTRAILPVSYNKEIPSRLGLRHRAAIGLSEKTDAICLVISEETGYISYIKEKNRIVITNIHNLKTKLEEDLFLNKKKFKNKIIDEHQKLI; encoded by the coding sequence TTGAGAATTTCCTTCATTAATATTTTAGATATTTTTCTAGTATCCATTATTTTCTTTCAAGTGTATAAACTCATTTATAGTACAGCTGCTTTAAATATTTTTTACGGAATCATTGTTACTTTTGTTTTTTGGAAAATAGTAGAAATGTATGATATGAAACTTCTTAGCATAGTTATAAGTGCTTTTTTCAAAGGAGGTTTCTTAGCTTTAATTATACTATTTCAACCAGAAATTAGAAAATTTCTTCTTATAGTTGGAAGCAGAATTTTTTTGAAAAAATTTGTTCTTTCTCTATTTGGAAAATCAGGTGGGGGGACCTCTTCAGTAAAAACGGAAACTATAGATAGTATTGTAAAAGCTTGTGCTATCTTATCAGGTGATAAAACAGGAGTATTGATAGTGATTCAATTACATCAAGATATAAAAGAGTTTATACAAAATGGAGATGAAATGGATGCGAAAGTAAATATTCCTATTTTAGAAAGTATTTTTTATAAAAATAGTCCACTCCATGATGGAGCTGTCGTCGTTATAGGAAATAAAATAGTGAGAACGAGAGCTATACTTCCAGTCTCTTATAATAAAGAAATTCCATCTCGGTTAGGTCTTCGTCATAGAGCGGCTATTGGATTATCTGAAAAAACTGATGCAATCTGTCTCGTAATTTCTGAAGAAACTGGTTATATTTCTTACATCAAAGAGAAAAATAGAATAGTTATTACCAATATTCATAATTTAAAAACGAAACTTGAAGAAGATCTGTTTTTGAATAAAAAAAAATTCAAAAATAAAATTATTGATGAACATCAGAAACTTATATAA
- a CDS encoding Mur ligase family protein translates to MNIRNLYKFYSISSGIETNSKKIKKNSIFFALKGKNFDGNQFAHEAISNGAMMSIVDNPIYSFSRYKNIFFVKNTLYFLQKLAKYHRLQIKNIPIIAITGSNGKTTTKELISAVLSKKYNFVHSTKDNLNNHIGIPLTILSMSKKTQISVIEIGANHEKEIKKMCSIINPDYGYITNFGKAHLEGFKNMKGVISGKLELYDFLKKKRKKFL, encoded by the coding sequence ATGAACATCAGAAACTTATATAAGTTTTATTCCATTTCTTCTGGAATAGAAACAAATAGTAAAAAAATAAAAAAAAATTCTATTTTTTTTGCTCTAAAAGGAAAAAATTTTGATGGAAATCAATTTGCTCACGAAGCAATTTCAAATGGAGCAATGATGTCTATAGTGGATAATCCAATTTATTCTTTTTCTCGTTATAAAAACATTTTTTTTGTAAAAAACACTCTGTATTTTCTACAAAAATTAGCGAAATATCATAGATTACAAATAAAAAATATCCCTATAATCGCGATTACGGGGAGTAATGGAAAAACGACTACTAAAGAATTAATAAGCGCAGTTCTCTCTAAAAAATATAATTTTGTTCATTCTACTAAAGATAATTTAAACAATCATATAGGGATTCCGTTAACTATTCTATCAATGTCTAAGAAAACACAAATTTCTGTCATAGAAATAGGTGCAAATCATGAAAAAGAAATAAAAAAAATGTGTTCCATAATTAATCCAGATTATGGATATATAACTAATTTTGGAAAAGCTCATTTAGAAGGATTTAAGAACATGAAAGGAGTGATTTCTGGAAAATTAGAATTGTATGATTTTTTAAAAAAAAAAAGAAAAAAGTTTTTGTGA
- a CDS encoding glutamate ligase domain-containing protein, with protein MNGDDSIQLTNSLGINRYIFSEKKNSDVKIKYSWNQRDLISVLYVKNIQIISKLIGNYNLYNIAAAITIGNYFQVPLKKIKKAIEEYVPNSYRSQIVEIKKIKIIMDCYNANPTSMKKSISYFNQIKGNKMAILGDMLELGFSSFKEHKKIVIELENSNINTVFLIGKIFFSITIKNSEKIKKFINKNIFKKWIQDYYSSSISNSTTHKIDLILIKGSRKNSLETLIDLI; from the coding sequence GTGAATGGAGATGATTCCATTCAATTAACTAATAGTTTAGGAATTAATAGATATATTTTTTCTGAAAAAAAAAATTCAGATGTCAAAATTAAATATTCATGGAATCAAAGAGATCTGATCTCTGTTTTATATGTAAAAAACATACAAATAATTTCTAAATTAATAGGAAACTATAATTTATACAACATCGCTGCTGCCATAACTATTGGAAATTACTTTCAGGTTCCTTTGAAAAAAATTAAAAAAGCTATAGAAGAATATGTTCCAAATAGTTACAGATCTCAAATTGTAGAAATAAAAAAAATAAAAATTATTATGGATTGTTACAATGCAAATCCCACCAGTATGAAAAAATCTATTTCCTATTTTAATCAAATTAAAGGAAATAAAATGGCTATACTAGGAGATATGTTGGAATTAGGTTTTTCTTCTTTTAAAGAGCATAAAAAAATTGTTATTGAGTTAGAAAATAGTAACATAAATACAGTATTTTTAATTGGAAAAATATTTTTTTCCATAACTATCAAAAACAGTGAAAAAATAAAAAAATTTATTAACAAAAACATTTTCAAAAAATGGATTCAAGATTATTATTCTTCTTCTATTTCTAATTCAACAACTCATAAAATAGATTTAATTCTCATTAAAGGATCTAGAAAAAATTCATTAGAAACTCTAATTGACTTAATCTGA
- the pdhA gene encoding pyruvate dehydrogenase (acetyl-transferring) E1 component subunit alpha, with protein sequence MKEITTVTYLKWFKDMSFWRKFEDKCRVLYLKQKIRGFLHLYNGQEAIPAGLTHAMDLSKDKIITAYRCHILPISMGVDPKEVMSELLGKDTGTSHGMGGSMHIFSKKYRFYGGHGIVGAQIPLGAGIAFADKYFNRDSVTITIMGDGAVRQGSLHETFNMSMIWKLPVVFICENNQYAMGTSVKRSTNIEEIYKIGGAYGMPSYPVDGMDPEKVAKKVFPAIERARRGDGPTFLEIKTYRYRGHSMSDSESYRSKKEIHFYKKKDPILKLKNIIIQNKWETIENLNSIEYEIKKEVETCVEFAEKSDPPSLEKMYNVVYNETNYPFLDNDPMSNKII encoded by the coding sequence ATGAAAGAAATTACCACCGTAACCTATCTAAAGTGGTTTAAAGATATGTCTTTTTGGAGAAAATTTGAGGATAAATGTCGTGTCCTATATTTAAAGCAAAAAATAAGAGGATTTTTACATTTATATAACGGACAAGAGGCAATTCCTGCAGGATTAACTCATGCAATGGATTTGTCTAAAGATAAAATTATAACTGCTTATAGATGTCATATTTTACCCATTTCTATGGGAGTAGATCCAAAAGAAGTAATGTCAGAACTACTAGGAAAGGATACAGGGACCTCTCATGGTATGGGAGGGTCTATGCATATATTTAGTAAAAAATATCGTTTTTACGGAGGACATGGGATAGTAGGTGCTCAAATTCCATTAGGTGCTGGAATCGCTTTTGCAGATAAGTATTTTAATAGAGATTCTGTGACCATAACAATTATGGGAGATGGAGCCGTAAGACAAGGATCTTTACATGAAACTTTCAATATGTCTATGATATGGAAACTTCCTGTTGTCTTCATATGTGAAAATAATCAATATGCTATGGGGACATCTGTAAAAAGAAGTACTAATATAGAAGAAATTTATAAAATAGGGGGGGCCTACGGAATGCCTTCTTATCCTGTAGATGGAATGGATCCTGAAAAAGTAGCAAAAAAAGTTTTTCCTGCTATTGAAAGAGCTAGAAGAGGTGATGGGCCAACATTTTTAGAAATAAAAACTTACAGATATAGAGGCCATTCTATGTCTGATTCCGAATCATATAGGAGTAAAAAAGAAATTCATTTTTATAAAAAAAAAGATCCTATTTTGAAATTAAAAAATATTATTATCCAAAATAAATGGGAAACTATAGAAAATTTAAATTCCATAGAGTATGAAATAAAAAAAGAAGTAGAAACCTGTGTTGAATTTGCAGAAAAATCAGATCCTCCTTCTTTAGAAAAAATGTATAATGTCGTTTACAACGAAACCAATTATCCTTTTTTAGATAATGATCCCATGAGTAATAAAATAATTTAA
- a CDS encoding dihydrolipoamide acetyltransferase family protein, which produces MAEIISMPQLSDTMKEGTIIKWNKKVGDKVSEGDILAEIETDKATQDFEIDVSGILLFIGVKKGGTTRVNEPLAIIGEEGEDISFLLSKLKKNKTEKKIIEKNNKKEEKRIFISPLAKKMAKKIGIPIKKIKKGICEKGRITKKDIEIYQKTFDINVNNEDLSFLNKNNNNNNNNSSNQESTHYPHSSMRKRIATHLTNSKFTAPHYYLMIEINVGKMIQLRKNLNEKLTLEEKISFNDIIIKAVSHSLRNHPNINASWKEKEILCYSHINIGVAVSVKDGLIVPVIRNTDQKSLLQISKEIKDKVLRSKSKKIQPEEIENSTFTVSNLGMYGIEFFTSIINIPNSSILSVGAIIEKPIVKDSKIEIGHVMKVTLSCDHRIIDGTTGSSFLNSLKKLLEDPITILV; this is translated from the coding sequence ATGGCAGAAATAATATCTATGCCCCAGTTGAGTGATACAATGAAAGAGGGGACTATTATCAAATGGAATAAAAAAGTAGGAGATAAAGTTTCAGAAGGAGATATTCTTGCTGAAATAGAAACTGATAAAGCGACCCAGGATTTTGAAATTGATGTTAGCGGAATTCTACTTTTTATTGGTGTAAAAAAAGGGGGGACAACACGTGTAAATGAGCCCCTAGCCATTATTGGAGAAGAAGGAGAAGATATAAGTTTTCTTTTATCTAAGTTAAAAAAAAACAAAACAGAAAAAAAAATTATTGAAAAGAATAATAAAAAAGAAGAAAAAAGAATATTTATCTCTCCTTTAGCAAAAAAAATGGCAAAAAAAATAGGTATTCCTATCAAAAAAATAAAAAAAGGAATCTGTGAAAAAGGTCGTATCACTAAAAAAGATATTGAAATATACCAAAAAACATTTGATATAAATGTGAATAATGAGGATCTCAGTTTTTTAAATAAAAACAACAACAATAACAATAATAATAGTAGTAATCAGGAATCGACACATTATCCTCATTCTTCTATGAGAAAAAGAATTGCGACACATTTAACAAATTCTAAATTTACAGCTCCTCATTATTATTTAATGATTGAAATTAATGTGGGAAAAATGATACAATTAAGAAAAAATTTGAATGAAAAACTCACTCTAGAAGAAAAAATATCTTTTAACGATATTATTATTAAAGCAGTTTCTCACTCTTTGAGAAATCATCCTAATATCAATGCTTCATGGAAAGAAAAAGAAATTCTATGTTATTCTCATATTAATATTGGAGTAGCAGTATCTGTAAAAGATGGATTAATTGTCCCCGTAATTCGAAATACTGATCAAAAATCGTTACTTCAAATTTCCAAAGAGATAAAAGATAAAGTATTACGTTCTAAATCTAAAAAAATACAACCAGAAGAAATAGAAAATAGTACGTTTACAGTTTCTAATCTAGGCATGTATGGAATTGAATTTTTTACTTCTATAATTAATATCCCTAATTCATCTATTCTTTCTGTAGGAGCTATTATAGAAAAACCAATAGTTAAAGATTCAAAGATTGAAATCGGCCATGTTATGAAAGTGACTTTATCTTGCGATCATAGAATTATAGATGGAACAACAGGAAGTAGTTTTCTTAATTCTTTGAAAAAGCTATTGGAAGATCCTATTACTATATTAGTTTGA
- a CDS encoding TerC family protein — protein sequence MILQNFLMNNDWIENSILDIMNHPIIVSISIVGNIFLIESILSIDNAAVLSSMILDLKVEDRKKALRYGLFGAYFFRGLCLFFTSKLIRIWWLKPLGGIYLIYIGVKYFFYQKFYKKNDRKNILPITSSFWKSIFFIEIMDLAFSIDNILAAVALSENLILIFLGVFTGILSMRWVTKIFVKLIEKKPFLKDSAFSVIFLLGIKLIFSFFYKKYFFIFERFFPFLTVMIFLFPIFMSYIFQKKTE from the coding sequence ATGATTTTACAAAATTTTTTGATGAATAATGATTGGATTGAGAATTCTATCTTGGATATCATGAATCATCCTATTATAGTTTCTATTTCTATTGTGGGAAATATTTTTTTGATAGAAAGTATTTTATCAATAGATAATGCGGCAGTATTATCATCTATGATTTTGGATCTAAAAGTAGAAGATAGAAAAAAAGCTCTAAGATATGGTCTTTTTGGAGCTTATTTTTTTAGAGGATTATGTTTATTTTTTACATCTAAATTGATTAGAATATGGTGGTTAAAACCTTTAGGAGGAATTTATTTAATTTATATTGGAGTAAAGTATTTTTTTTACCAGAAATTTTATAAAAAAAATGATAGAAAAAATATCCTTCCAATAACGAGTTCTTTTTGGAAAAGTATTTTTTTTATAGAAATAATGGATTTAGCTTTTTCTATTGACAATATTCTTGCAGCCGTTGCTTTATCTGAAAATTTAATTTTGATTTTTTTAGGTGTTTTTACAGGTATTTTATCTATGAGATGGGTAACTAAAATATTTGTAAAATTAATAGAAAAAAAACCTTTTTTGAAAGATTCAGCTTTTTCTGTAATTTTTCTTCTTGGAATTAAACTTATTTTTTCTTTTTTCTATAAAAAATATTTTTTTATTTTTGAAAGGTTTTTTCCGTTTCTTACTGTTATGATATTTTTATTTCCAATTTTTATGTCCTATATTTTTCAAAAAAAAACAGAATAA
- a CDS encoding preprotein translocase subunit SecD has product MILLTIICLYYILSGTVFFSEEKEKNTSILSNSPSPNKKNKTLNLGLDLKGGISMTLEISEKDLLKKISKNYQNPIFLKALERTDKEKEKYPNIDYLSNFIDFFYKEKKKKKSNIDLSELFENRFHIHNNIEKFSSEDDYNSHRRSKKEIEKEIRKKIEDSIFTTYNILRSRIAKFGVTQPKIQRIKNSNKILIELSGIKDIDRIKNILQKKAELNFFEVCQLQEIDSYYEIINKIFSQKKKNILQKKIKKSNIKINLL; this is encoded by the coding sequence ATGATTTTATTAACTATAATTTGTTTATATTATATTCTATCTGGAACTGTATTTTTTTCAGAAGAAAAAGAAAAAAACACTTCAATCCTTTCTAATTCTCCTTCTCCTAATAAGAAAAACAAAACGCTAAATCTAGGATTAGATTTAAAAGGAGGAATTAGCATGACTTTAGAAATATCTGAAAAAGACCTGTTAAAAAAAATTTCTAAAAATTATCAAAATCCTATTTTTTTAAAAGCATTAGAACGGACTGATAAAGAAAAGGAAAAATATCCGAATATAGATTATTTATCTAATTTTATAGATTTCTTTTATAAGGAAAAAAAAAAGAAAAAATCAAATATTGATTTATCAGAATTATTTGAAAATAGATTTCACATCCACAACAACATAGAAAAATTCTCTTCAGAAGACGACTATAATAGTCATCGTCGTTCAAAAAAAGAAATAGAAAAGGAGATCAGAAAAAAAATAGAAGATTCTATTTTTACTACTTATAATATTCTTAGATCAAGAATTGCAAAATTTGGAGTAACTCAACCCAAGATACAACGTATCAAAAATTCAAATAAAATTTTGATAGAATTATCTGGGATAAAAGATATAGATAGAATAAAAAATATTTTACAAAAAAAAGCTGAATTAAACTTCTTTGAAGTATGCCAATTACAAGAAATTGATTCATACTATGAAATCATAAATAAAATTTTTTCTCAAAAAAAAAAAAATATTTTACAAAAAAAAATAAAGAAATCAAATATAAAAATCAATCTTTTATAA